The following DNA comes from Kitasatospora sp. NBC_01287.
GCGTCTTCGCGATGGCCACCGCCGTACTGGAGGCCGCCTGCGCCGACCCCTACCGCGAGGTGCCGGTGCGGGTGGTGCCCGGGATGACCGCCGCGCACGCCGCCGCCTCCCGGGCCGGTGCGCCGCTGGGCCACGACTACGCCGTGGTCTCGCTCTCCGACCGGCTCAAGCCCTGGTCCGTGGTCGCCGAGCGGCTGCGCGCGGCGGCCGCCGCCGACCTGGTGCTCGCGCTCTACAACCCCGGCTCGCGCAGCCGCACCACCCAGGTCGGCCTGACCCGCGACCTGCTGCTCGAACACCGCGCGCCGGACACCCCCGTGGTGCTGGCCCGCGACGTGGGCGGCCCGACCGAGCGGGTCCGCACGGTGCGCCTCGCGGAGCTGGATCCGGCGGAGGTGGACATGCGGACCATCCTGCTGATCGGCTCCTCGCAGACCCAGGCGGTCGAGCGGGGCGACGGCACCGAGGTGGTCTGGACGCCGCGCCGGTACCCCGAGCGCTGACGGGCCGAGCACTGACGGGCCGAGTGCTGACGGGCCGAGTGCTGACGGGGCCCCGCGGCTGCGGCGCGGGGCCCCGTCTCCACGTCGGCGTCAACCCAGGGTTTACCTGGGAGTTCAACCCAGCGCTGTACGCGGGCCGGTGGCGCGGCGCCTATCGTTCCTGACGATGCGACGGGCGCCGCCCCGTCGGGCCGCTCACGGGGGAGGCCCGACGGCGTGGCGCCGTCGCATCGTCCGGGGAGGGCGGGGCTCCGGTCGGCACGAAGCGAGCAGTGCGCGCCGACCGGAGCCCGCCCGCCGGAGTTCGCTCGTCAGAGCCCGCCCGCCGGGCCGGCGCTCAGGCGGGGTCTCAGGCGGGGAAGGCCACTCCGGTCAACTGCTCCGAGGAGCGCCACAGCCCCGCCGCCATGGTCAGGTCGGTGGCCCGCCCGGGCACCCGGGCCACGGCCGGCAGGCCGGCCAGGCCGCCGATCCCGTCCGGCCCGTAGTAGCCGCCGCCCACCGCCGCCGGGCTGGTCGCGGCCACCAGCAGCGGCAGCGCCCCGCGCACCGGGTCCTGGGCCGCGCCGGGCAGGGCCATCAGCAGCGCCCCCAGGTTGAACGCCCCCGGCGGCTTGTCCAGCGCGGGCCCGCCGGTCGCGATGCCGGTCCTGGTCCACCCGGGGTGCGCGGCGATGCTGCGCACGCCCCAGCCGTGCCGGGCGCTGAGCCGGTCCAGCTCCAGCGCGAACATCAGGTTGGCCAGCTTGGAGCGGGCATAGCTGTCCATCGGCCGGTAGTGGCGCTCGCTGTTGAGGTTCGCCAGGTCGAGCCGGGCCAGCCAGACGGAGCCGCTGGCCACGGTGACCACCCGAGGGGCGCTCGCCGCCCGCAGCAGCGGCAGCAGGCGCCCGGTGAGGGCGAAGTGGCCCAGGTGGTTGGTGCCGAACTGCAGCTCGAAGCCGTCCTTGGTGGTGTGCCGGGTCGGCACCGCCATCACCCCGGCGTTGTTCACCAGCAGGTCGACGGGCCGGCCGCGCTCGTGCAGCGCGTCGGCGAAGGAGGCCACCGAGTCCAGGCTGGCCAGGTCCAGGGCCGCCGCGCCGACCCGGACGTCCGGACCGGCGGCGGCCCGGATCAGCGCGGTGGCCCGCTCACCCTTGGCCTCGTCGCGGACCGCCAGCACCACCTCCGCGCCCGCCAGCGCCAGCCGCCGCGCGGTCTCGAACCCGATCCCGCTGTTCGCCCCGGTCACCACGGCCAGCCGCCCGCGCTGGTCGGGCACCGCGATGTCCTTGATCCGACGGGCCATCACCGGCTCCTCTCGACTCTCCTCGCACTGGCACTTCGCGCCGCGCACCCGCTCAGGTTGACCACTCCGGGTGCTGCTCGCCCCCAGGTCCGATTGAGCTGACGTTACCCGGGTCCAGGCCCAACTCACCTACTACTCCCGCGACATCGGGCACTTCCGGTACTCCGGCGGGCAGCTCGGGGCGCCGCACGATCAGCACCGGCAGCCCCAGCTCGCGGGCGACCGCCAGCTTCGGCGCGGTGGCCGCGCCGCCGCTGTCCTTGGTCACCAGCACGTCGATCCGGTGCTCACGGAAGACCGCCCGCTCGCCGTCCAGCCGGAAGGGGCCGCGCGCCAGCAGCACCGTGAGGTCCGGCGGCAGCGGCGGGTCCGGCTGCTCCACCGAGCGGGCCACCAGGTGCACGCCGGCCACCGCCGCGAAGGCGGCCAGGCCCAGCCGTCCGGTGGTGAGCAGCGCCCGCCGCCCCAGGCCCGGCAGCGCGGCGGCGGCCTGCTCCAGCGAGTCGACCGGGTGCCAGCGGTCACCCGCAACCGGGACCCAGCTGGGCCGACGCAGGGCGAGCAGGGGAACATGGACGGCGGCGGCCGCCTCGGCCGCGTTGCGGCTGATCACCCGGGCGAAGGGATGCGTGGCGTCGATGAGGGTCTGCACCTGGTGCTCGCGCAGCCAGTGGGCCAGCCCCGCCGGGCCGCCGAAGCCGCCCACCCGCACCTCGCCCACCGGCAGCCGAGGGGCGCTCACCCGCCCCGCCAGCGAGCTGGTCACCCGCAGCCCGGGCAGCGGCGCCAGTGCCGCCGCCAACTGCCGGGCCTCGGTGGTGCCGCCCAGGATCAGGATGTGCCGCACGAGTGTCCCCTCCGGAGTGATGAATGTCTGAGGCTACCGGCGGCCGTGCCGGCCAGTTGTCCAGCAGCGGCCTGCGCCCCGGCTGGACGACCGGCGCCTGCGCCACCGCCGCCACCACCGCCGCCTACACGGCGCTGCTCACCGGCGAGTTCCCCGACCCGGTGACGATCACCCTGCCCAAGGGCCGGCAGCCCGCCTTCGCGCTGGCCGGCGAGGCGTTGGCCGGCGAGGAGTTGGCGGCGGGGCGGTCCGCGATGGCCGCCGTGGTCAAGGACGCGGGCGACGATCCGGACGTCACCCACGGCGCGGTGGTCCGCGCCACCGTGCGGCTCGGCGCGC
Coding sequences within:
- a CDS encoding SDR family oxidoreductase, translating into MARRIKDIAVPDQRGRLAVVTGANSGIGFETARRLALAGAEVVLAVRDEAKGERATALIRAAAGPDVRVGAAALDLASLDSVASFADALHERGRPVDLLVNNAGVMAVPTRHTTKDGFELQFGTNHLGHFALTGRLLPLLRAASAPRVVTVASGSVWLARLDLANLNSERHYRPMDSYARSKLANLMFALELDRLSARHGWGVRSIAAHPGWTRTGIATGGPALDKPPGAFNLGALLMALPGAAQDPVRGALPLLVAATSPAAVGGGYYGPDGIGGLAGLPAVARVPGRATDLTMAAGLWRSSEQLTGVAFPA
- a CDS encoding cobalt-precorrin-6A reductase, which gives rise to MRHILILGGTTEARQLAAALAPLPGLRVTSSLAGRVSAPRLPVGEVRVGGFGGPAGLAHWLREHQVQTLIDATHPFARVISRNAAEAAAAVHVPLLALRRPSWVPVAGDRWHPVDSLEQAAAALPGLGRRALLTTGRLGLAAFAAVAGVHLVARSVEQPDPPLPPDLTVLLARGPFRLDGERAVFREHRIDVLVTKDSGGAATAPKLAVARELGLPVLIVRRPELPAGVPEVPDVAGVVGELGLDPGNVSSIGPGGEQHPEWST